Below is a window of Cydia splendana chromosome 3, ilCydSple1.2, whole genome shotgun sequence DNA.
cctagctaaaatgtttacaatatttaagcgtaaaaatatagttaaataaggCAAATCACTTCATGACCTATAACTGCGCataagaaccttgctatttataatgtgaaacatccttaaattccccaggaacattaacaataaccaatatttttaatgtaaattatagcgtacctgtgaaaggttaaagatggctgatttgctGTTTTTTTTATGCGGCACCCTAATATACTACACGCTGGCATATTCACGACGTAATTATTGatatttggcttcaattatatTCAAACACAAGCAAAATCTCGAAAgataattgataattttaattttcaccacatccttttgacaggacaagtaccggctgaactgactgacaatgacatttgcgtgactaaacatggcggattttcggccgcattaggtatttacgtattttcatgaaacactttatgtacgtactgaaatactgtcatctttttttgctGTGTAAcccagtgctgagtaaaaacgagatagatatatatttatgtgtgtgccgtcaaaatgggtgctatttgtataagcaattgtacgtatagaacaatatgtcttgtccctattatataggtctatgaTTTGACACGATCTGTCAATGTCACTCAGAGACATGACAGAGTGACACTGACAATCTACTCACGCGGACGGGATGAATATGAgttcaaaattataatttatgcGGAATTTATAGAACGTTGTAATTTTCTGCTAAActgacataaaaaatatttgcttAGAAgttaacagtaaaaaaatcacTATGAATTCCGTCTGTAAACTTGCACGAACCATAAAGTATATACAATGTCTGAATCCGGTGTCACGAACGGTTCGAAATAGTTTAAGAAATGATTACAAACAAGTGCACACTTCTAAAATAATGGGAATTAAAATGTTTATGGAGCACGAAAACCTATATGCGTATAGCATAATGGAAAGCAATGGATACGCAGCAAAGTTAAAATCGGAAGTTCAAACGGTCCCAGTGGCAAAAGACCAATTTAACCATTTGATTCAGCAAGATTGGTGTAAAAAGTCTCTCCAAGAACTTTTCGCTCTCTTGCCCTCTCTGGGAACATATTGCTCGGAACATGGTTTATGCATAtccaataaaatatttgatagCTTCATAGATAACCTAACTGACAATATTAAGCATGCAACTGACGAGGAATTGAAAGGATTATTTCATTCACTAGTAAAATGGCCAGAAACGGAATCTATCAGAACTAGAAACTACATAGAAGTATGGGCGGCTCTTGACGATGAGTGTTTGAAGAGGCATAGAGACTGGTCTGTTGATCAAATGCTTTCTTTtttgtctttattttatttattaaatgtgaCAAGAGCAAGTGACTATGTAACGAAAAGTTTACAAAGGATCACAAACAAGGTGCAGCAGTTAACCCCACAACAGCTGGTACAAGCTATGTTCTATATAAGTGCAAATCGTAAATCACCTCATGACATGCACAACTTAGAAGTACATTTGGAAAACAATTTTTCACAGTTCTCAATAGATGAACTGGCCATTATGTCTATGGGGTTTTTCAAAAGTAAAACCCCTATAAGAAGTATGGCACTGATGGAAAGAATAATAGATAAAATTATAGAACAATCTTCTGATGTGCATGAAGTGTCACTAGCAGCTCTTCTGAAGGTGATTCGTTATTCAATGAAATCTGATGAGAATAACAAAATATATGAGTTGCTGGATGCTCTGCAGCATCAAACTCCAAGACTATCCGTCATGTGCAAAGTGCATATTGCTTTAGTTGGTACAGCA
It encodes the following:
- the LOC134806578 gene encoding uncharacterized protein LOC134806578 produces the protein MNSVCKLARTIKYIQCLNPVSRTVRNSLRNDYKQVHTSKIMGIKMFMEHENLYAYSIMESNGYAAKLKSEVQTVPVAKDQFNHLIQQDWCKKSLQELFALLPSLGTYCSEHGLCISNKIFDSFIDNLTDNIKHATDEELKGLFHSLVKWPETESIRTRNYIEVWAALDDECLKRHRDWSVDQMLSFLSLFYLLNVTRASDYVTKSLQRITNKVQQLTPQQLVQAMFYISANRKSPHDMHNLEVHLENNFSQFSIDELAIMSMGFFKSKTPIRSMALMERIIDKIIEQSSDVHEVSLAALLKVIRYSMKSDENNKIYELLDALQHQTPRLSVMCKVHIALVGTATLTLHKQCLSKVAESVMNSMSKARIKDLERLVFTFGTFNHKPDTKECFFKKVMDELRKVERGAEVNRFGRSFACTISFLGMLNIYPVDLMDKVLSPEFLLNTYGKYCHNYGKEILTIQNARDIHCTNETQMNSLTTKQIIILAKKFTDYCPSENFPKQYNISEKLFLDVMRILKEKRGGDEYVIGDHVLTHHQRGDIIICDSHDGTPLPIANAFSTASFGILRKPPDNNRWTVIVIAGRNGEIKNTGSPTGPFLSKLRDLHALGYYAALVSWKKYSKLQSASEKSDYLLELINNALINKVYN